In the genome of Corticium candelabrum chromosome 18, ooCorCand1.1, whole genome shotgun sequence, the window ATTCTGCGCCTCCATCGCCTGTCCTCGTCTCTTGGGCCGATAAAAGTTTCACACTGAAATGGCCGGCCTCGGAATCCAACGAGTGGACGGAGCGCACGCCAGAGGGTCGCCCAGAAATTCAGTGCAAAGAGGAGAGCGAGGATCAATGGCATTCGGTTCATCGCCTCGTTAATTTCCATCACAAGAGTTATGTAGTTGAGAAGGTGAAGACTGGCATGTTCTATCTCTGTCGTGTCAAGCTGTTTCGCTACGGAGAGAAGATCTACAGCAATTCAGTGACCGTCAAGACGCATATGGCTATGATTGGTTGGATACagttttctaaattttttTACTAATTTTGGTCACAATATGCATGCTTTTTAGCGCCTCCTCCGGGAAGCATCCGGGTTGCGTCACGTGATCGGGAGGGAAACCCGGTTGTTGCTGTGTCGTGGGCGACGCCGGAGGCGTTTGAGGGTGATGTGGAGAGGTATGTGGTGGAGGTGAAGGAACATCGTGCTGCAAAGGCGTTTCGTGTTGTCGTACCTGGGAATCGTCATTATGTAGACATCAAGACTGTCAAACCAAATAGACTCTATGGAATTCGGGTATACAGTGTgaactaacaacaacaaaaacaacaacaacaataataattaataaataataatttactactactaataaataataataaataagtaataaatatttttaaaataatttttttataaataattaattattaattattttagtaatttttgtatatatatatatagatacgtGCGGATGTCAATGGCACATCCGGTTTCTACAGCAAATGGTACAGAGTCGTCGCACACGTTACTCGTTAGTCTTCATGCCTTCATTAGTCTGAccacattgatattaatgtgtttgtgtagctcAATCGGCTCCAGATCGTTTGACAGTGACAAACATTGAAGACCATACTGCATTCTTACGTTGGTATCCATCAACAAAAACAGCCAACGACTTTTATAGAGTGAGCCAAATcatgataattaattaattaattaatatttatttaattaatatttattaatatgtatttaatatttatttccTATAGTGAGTGTAGGCAGATGACCAGCAGAGTGTCATGTTGTCATGTTGTTACTAACATGTTTTCAAAGGTAGATTAATATAAACATAATTTTTGATATAATCTgtaattttgttttaattaattatttgatgtGTACTAGCTATACGAGTCTCTAACGTTTATCTAGACAATATACAATaaagaataaaataaataaaaataagaatacaaaaaataaaaaataaataaataaataaattaaaaataaatacaaaaaattcaaaagtacaaaaaatagaaataaaaaatagtaaaatacaaaaactattatacaaaaaaataaatatatatatcaaaaataaaaattaaataaaaaatagaatttAAATAATAAGttataataaaaaaattaaaaattaaaaaaagaagttaaaatacaaaataaaaaaataaaaaatttaaaacacCAAAAATAACGgtaataaaaaattaagaaatataaaataaaaaataattgaaataaaataaaataaaaatagcaattaaaattaaataataaaaaaataaaaaaataaaaaataaatgaaaattaaaaattaaaaaccaaaaaataatagaaaataaaaaattataagaaatacaaaataaaaaataaattttgtgtGTAGATAATGTGTACGGGTGACAGCAATTTTAATGATGCTTATGGCAAACTGAGACATGTACATACGTCGTTTAACATTTCGGCCAAGCTTTATCAAGTGGCGAATTTGAGTCGTGGCAAAGAAGATGATGACGATTTGTATGTGGATGATGTTGCACGAGGACCATTGTCTTATGAACTGATGGGTCTGAATGCCAACATGAACTACACGTGTTCGGTTCAAGGTCACAGCATGGCGGGATTGAGCAGGCAAAGTAAACCAACTGTATTCATCACTGCAACAATGGGTAAgtttgctggtgtgtgtgtgtgtgtgtgtgtgtgtgtgtgtgtgtgtgtgtgtgtgtgtgtttgtgtgtgtgtgtgtgtgtgtgttcactgtgtttgtgtgtgtgtgagtgtgtgtgtgtgtgtgtgtgtgtgtgtgtgtgtgtgtgtgtgtgtgtgtgtgtgtgtttgtgtgtgtgtgtgtgtgtgtgttcactgtgtttgtgtgtgtgtgagtgtgtgtgtgtgtgtgtgtgtgtgtgtgtgtgtgtgtgtgtgtgtgtgtgtgtgtgtgtgtgtgtgtctgtacacaatataattttgtgttgatttagCTGCACCACCTCCTTTACAACCAGTTTACCTTCCAACTCATACGAACACCATCACCACTAACCCACCTGACCAAACTCTCCATTCATTCAAACTTCATCCAGCATCCAGTCAAAACGGTCCAATCAGCCACTACCAAGTGGTCATCATACCACGAGGAAACCTCAACCCTCTGCCCATCAAAGAGCCACCTGAAGTTTTCTTCACAAAATCACCACCACAGGAGAAAGACATCGCGTCTCTGCTGCCACATCCACGTCCATATGTTGCCGCTCATTTTACTGCCGATCGTTTTTCTGACATTGTGACGCTTGTTTCGCCGTATCGAAATGTCAGCCGACATGCTAAACCAACTGAGCGATTCATTGAAATGTTTTGGGTTGGACTGTATGTCTCTGTTAGTCTGAGGGCATTTGTGGAGTCATCAGACAAAAGGGTTAGTCGTTTGTGCTTTGTTTGGATTGGATGACGATTGAAGCTTTTGTGTGTAGAAATCATCTGAATTTGTTTCGTCAAGTCAGTTTTCTGATCCTGTGTTCATAAGTgagtattgtgtgtgtgtgtgtgtgtgtgtgtgtgtgtgtgtgtgtgtgtgtgtgtgtgtgtgtgtgtgtgtgtgtgtgtacgtgatgTGAGCGGCTCTGTAGGTCAAGTGATGTCACACAGTCACAGTGGAAAGGTGAAGAGTGGCACGAGAAAGGAGAGTAGCACATCACCACCCATTGTTGCCATTGTATTTGGAGTGTTGATCGGCATTGTGGTGTTGCTTGTCGCACTAAAGCAGTCTCGTGTGTGTTACCTCAAGTATAAGAGGTATTCAAATGTCAGTTAACTGATGTAATGTAATGACTGTAATGTTTAatatagacagagagacagatggatagacaggcagacagacagatggacagacaaatagacagacagacacagagacagacggacagacagatagacagacagacacaaagacagacagacagatagtaaGACCCTACAAAGAAGTTCTCATCTCTCCACAATGAATACAGCTGCAGgaagacttcagctctcagtggacagtcataaacatttagagaccGGGACCATATGTCCCTTTcgtctagtcataatgtgtatgtgtatttagtgcgtatatagtgtgcattgtagttttaaccagttttcatgtatgtactagatgtaatggacacgtagattagctattgctttggtgctgTAGTttatttatgaaaaatatatgtattgacagacagacagacagacagatggacagatgaacagacagacagatagacggacagacagatggacagacagacagacacagagacagacagacagacagacagacacaaagacagacagatggatagacagacacacagatggatagacagacaaacagacagacagacagatggacagacagacagatggacagacagacagacagacagacagatggacaggcagacagacagacagacaggcaggcagagtgaaagacagacagacagacagacagacagacagacaaacagatgcacagacagacgaccGACAGGCAgagtgaaagacagacagacagacagacagacgatcgACAggcagagtgacagacagacagacagacagactgtatAATGCACAAgattaaaaaatatataattcaTTAAGATTATTGATGTACCGTATCAGTATTTACTTGCATCGCACACTTACCTATGTCGCTTTGCAGAGCAAAGGACAGACGTGATAACAGATGGAATGATGGACCTTGGTTGGCAAATATCCCATCAATGTCTTCCATGGTGTACGGCCATACAACATCAATCCTTACATCCAGACACACAGAACCAAACGACGAGCATAAGGACCAGACGAGGAGCACTGCTTACAGCCCGAGTTCTGATGAAGATGATGGACATACAACGATCTTGAACAAGATTTTCAATGGTCTGTACCATCTGGTTAGTTACAGAGGTGATAACAAGGCTGGCAAATTGTATACGAGGGTACCGAGTGAAGATGAGGATGAAAGCCTGGAGGGATCAGAGATGTCAGACGTAATGTTTGAGAGGGAGGCATTGACAGGCAGTGAGGCACAGTTGACTGCTCATGAGTTGTATAGTGTGCCACTCACTGGAGGAGTGGATCAGGAACGAACGGACAAAGAGACGCAAACActtgaatggacaaacatgcagacatacGATCAACACACATCGAATTCTGAAGGTCGAGTCTCTGTTATGTTAGACAGTTCTCTAAATAAATATgaatattatataaataaagcatttttaatatttaaaatgggcgtggccatGAATATagagtgggcgtggttataGGAATTTCCCACACTGCTTTAccatatatataataaaaattataaataaataatttcagatattaaaataaataattttttattaataatttttattattaatttttatgattaattttttattattaattttaaatatgtacacaaataaataatttttattattaattttttattattaattctAAATATGTACAcagataaataatttattattattatgtacaCTAATAAATAgtttttattactaattttaatttgtacacaaataaataaataaataaatttttattattaattttaacatgtagacagataattaattaattaattattatattacatttttatgtacacaaataatttttattactaattttaataataatatgtacacaaataaataatttttattattaattttaatatgtacatagataattaatttattattattattaaatttttatgtacacaaataatttttattactaattttaatacgtacataaataaattttattattaattttaaatatgtacacaaataaataatttttgttatcaattaattttaagtatgtacacaaataaataaataaattttaaatatcaatttttaatatGTACACagataataaattatttaattattattaaatttttatgtacaaacattttattattaattttaatatgtacacagataattaattaatttattattattattacatttttatgtacacaaataatttttattactaattttaatatgtacacaaataaatatgttttattattaattttaaatatgtacacaaataaataatttaatatgtacacaaataaataatttttattattaattttaataatatgtacacaaataaataaattttaaatatcaatttttaatatGTACacagataattaactaattaattattattaaatttttatgtacgaataaatacattttattattaattttaatatgtacacagataattaattaagtattattaaatttttatgtacaaataaataactaatttttattattaattttaatatgtacacaaatcaataataattaattatttttaaaataattttgtcTCGTGATTATTCGTCTCTCAACAGGAAACGCaaccaaagaaacagacacacaattaTTACAGATCACGAGCGTGGAAAACGACAACGAAGACGACCAAGATTCCGACTACAGCGATAACATCCCGATGCCTGGAGCGTTAAGCTTCATGTTGAAGAAGGCCGGTTTGAGACGACGCGACTACGAAGGCTCAACTCCTGACCTCAGCAGTACACCAAGCTGGGATACGTTTGGAATACAATTGGGTGACAGACCACCATCCGACACTCTCACAACGAAATCCGAAGAACAAGTTGCTACATCACTGTGTgtacatccagatgaagtctGTTCAGACCACTGGCTCACACCACACAAATGTGATCACATCCCGTCCAACCAGAGCGTTCCAGTAGCACAAAGCAATCAATCGGTTGACCGGAAGTTGTACAGTATTGTAGCCGACCAATCAGATGGCGAGTTATCGTATTGTTCGGACTTTCATTCAGTGAGTTCGGAGCTCAAATCGAAACATATGTCAAACTCGATTACAAACGAATCAGGCAGCGTGCACGCATATTGTTCAGACTTTCATTCGGAGAGTTCGCAGCTCAAGTCGAAACGTTCATCTGCTTCTACAAACGAATCGGACGGCGTGATGCAACGCGATGAACAGGACGAACGAATGGTAAACGATGACCAACACAGTGAGCAAACAGAAGGCAATTATGCAAGTGTCAGTGAGTATGAGTCATCGATAATATCAGAGGACGTATCCAGCGTATCGACGACGATTGTAAACAAGACGTTCTCATATGGTGAAGTGTATAACCTTGCAGACGCAAGGGAGGAGATGGAATGTGACGTAGACAGCGTGAGTGGCGATTCAGACTACCAAGACATTAGCCCATCCCTCAGTAGATCtatgtaaattaataatacaatggGCATGCGCAACATCCGGGTGTCCGGTTCACAGAAATTGTACACATTCCAGAGTTTCTACGTATAGGCTTATCTGTCAGGCCTTAGTTTTAGTGTGTATCGGTGCGACGCTTTGCTTTCAGCTTGTCTAGCCGCTTCTCGTCGAGGTTTCTCTTTGCGAACAACAAACTTCCCATTCCTGCGGTGATGATAATTATCCTGAGCGTAAAACACGTTTTAGTCGTGCGTTTACACCTCCTAGATACGTATATTCACTGACCAGCCAAGAGAAATGGTCCGCAGCGGAGTCAGAGCCATCAGTCTGAAGGTAAAGCGCGTTACGTACACCTGTTACATGTAGCGCGCTTTAGATTTAGTACGTCTAGACGATGAAAGCGATGCTACTTCCTTGTGAACACCGCCCATGgatagaaattaattaaatagaaatgTACTAAGAATTTTTTCTTGTACTTAAAATGTGTTTCAAAGTAAAGAGTCTGGCACGTGTCATTTAGTGGGTGTTGTATGAaagaaattgatatttatgatatcaatgatcacttaattaatgctaCTTACTGGTCTATAAGCTCTTCATCTGTTTCATTAAATCTTCTAAACTTTGTTCATCATCTACACTAACAACTACGTCGTCTGCTGATTCCTGCAAAAAATGCATTTTGATGTTGAGTAGGTAGAAATGGTGCTcgacgcgtgtgtgtgtgtgtgtggggggtgagtgtgtgtgtgggtgtgtgtgtgtgtgggtgtgtgtgggggggtgtgtgtgcgcgcgcg includes:
- the LOC134193942 gene encoding uncharacterized protein LOC134193942, whose amino-acid sequence is MATSRSLQCFTLIFAFFQSHSKDSAPPSPVLVSWADKSFTLKWPASESNEWTERTPEGRPEIQCKEESEDQWHSVHRLVNFHHKSYVVEKVKTGMFYLCRVKLFRYGEKIYSNSVTVKTHMAMIAPPPGSIRVASRDREGNPVVAVSWATPEAFEGDVERYVVEVKEHRAAKAFRVVVPGNRHYVDIKTVKPNRLYGIRIRADVNGTSGFYSKWYRVVAHVTPQSAPDRLTVTNIEDHTAFLRWYPSTKTANDFYRIMCTGDSNFNDAYGKLRHVHTSFNISAKLYQVANLSRGKEDDDDLYVDDVARGPLSYELMGLNANMNYTCSVQGHSMAGLSRQSKPTVFITATMAAPPPLQPVYLPTHTNTITTNPPDQTLHSFKLHPASSQNGPISHYQVVIIPRGNLNPLPIKEPPEVFFTKSPPQEKDIASLLPHPRPYVAAHFTADRFSDIVTLVSPYRNVSRHAKPTERFIEMFWVGLYVSVSLRAFVESSDKRKSSEFVSSSQFSDPVFISQVMSHSHSGKVKSGTRKESSTSPPIVAIVFGVLIGIVVLLVALKQSRVCYLKYKRAKDRRDNRWNDGPWLANIPSMSSMVYGHTTSILTSRHTEPNDEHKDQTRSTAYSPSSDEDDGHTTILNKIFNGLYHLVSYRGDNKAGKLYTRVPSEDEDESLEGSEMSDVMFEREALTGSEAQLTAHELYSVPLTGGVDQERTDKETQTLEWTNMQTYDQHTSNSEGNATKETDTQLLQITSVENDNEDDQDSDYSDNIPMPGALSFMLKKAGLRRRDYEGSTPDLSSTPSWDTFGIQLGDRPPSDTLTTKSEEQVATSLCVHPDEVCSDHWLTPHKCDHIPSNQSVPVAQSNQSVDRKLYSIVADQSDGELSYCSDFHSVSSELKSKHMSNSITNESGSVHAYCSDFHSESSQLKSKRSSASTNESDGVMQRDEQDERMVNDDQHSEQTEGNYASVSEYESSIISEDVSSVSTTIVNKTFSYGEVYNLADAREEMECDVDSVSGDSDYQDISPSLSRSM